Proteins encoded within one genomic window of Cucumis sativus cultivar 9930 chromosome 3, Cucumber_9930_V3, whole genome shotgun sequence:
- the LOC101212631 gene encoding serine/threonine-protein kinase STY13 isoform X2 codes for MKEKSETGGGYVRADQIDLKSLDEQLQRHLSKAWTMEKNKRREDEEGVGIGGGGGGGGGGGGVGGGRPAITRQEWEIDPSKLIIKAVIARGTFGTVHRGVYDGQDVAVKLLDWGEEGHRSEAEIASLRAAFTQEVAVWHKLDHPNVTKFIGATIGSSDLHIQTENGQIGMPSNICCVVVEYCPGGALKSYLIKNRRKKLAFKVVVQLALDLARGLSYLHSQKIVHRDVKTENMLLDKTRTVKIADFGVARVEASNPNDMTGETGTLGYMAPEVLNGNPYNRKCDVYSFGICLWEIYCCDMPYPDLSFSEVTSAVVRQNLRPEIPRCCPSSLANVMKRCWDANPDKRPEMDEVVTMLEAIDTSKGGGMIPLDQSQGCFCFRRYRGP; via the exons atgaaagaaaagagtgAAACTGGAGGTGGGTATGTGAGAGCAGATCAAATAGATCTGAAGAGTTTAGATGAGCAGTTACAGAGACATTTGAGCAAAGCATGGACTATGGAGAAGAACAAGAGGAGGGAAGATGAGGAAGGTGTCGGCatcggcggcggcggcggcggcggcggtggTGGAGGAGGTGTTGGCGGTGGAAGACCCGCAATCACTAGACAGGAGTGGGAGATTGACCCTTCCAAACTCATCATCAAAGCTGTCATAGCTCGTGGCACTTTTGGAACTGTTCATCGTGGAGTTTATGATGGTCAAGATGTTGCTG TTAAACTTCTTGACTGGGGAGAAGAGGGTCATAGGTCAGAGGCAGAAATCGCGTCCCTTAGAGCGGCTTTTACGCAAGAAGTTGCTGTTTGGCACAAGCTTGACCATCCTAATGTTACAAAG TTTATAGGAGCAACAATAGGCTCCTCAGATCTACACATACAAACAGAAAATGGCCAAATTGGCATGCCCAGCAATATTTGTTGTGTTGTTGTTGAATATTGTCCTGGAGGTGCTCTGAAATCCTACCTCATAAAGAACAGAAGGAAAAAGCTGGCTTTCAAAGTAGTCGTCCAGCTAGCTTTAGACCTTGCAAGAGG GTTGAGCTATCTTCATTCACAGAAGATTGTTCATAGAGATGTCAAAACAGAAAATATGCTTCTGGACAAAACGAGAACGGTAAAAATTGCAGACTTTGGCGTTGCTCGTGTTGAAGCCTCAAATCCCAATGATATGACTGGTGAGACTGGAACACTTGGGTATATGGCTCCGGAG GTTCTCAATGGCAATCCATATAACAGGAAATGTGATGTCTACAGCTTCGGCATCTGTTTATGGGAGATATACTGCTGCGATATGCCGTATCCCGACCTTAGCTTCTCAGAAGTTACATCAGCTGTTGTCCGACAG AATCTGAGGCCAGAGATTCCTCGGTGTTGCCCCAGCTCGCTTGCAAATGTAATGAAGCGATGCTGGGATGCTAACCCGGACAAGCGTCCAGAGATGGATGAGGTTGTAACCATGTTGGAAGCAATTGATACATCGAAGGGCGGAGGTATGATCCCCCTCGATCAGTCACAAGGCTGTTTTTGCTTCCGTAGGTACCGGGGGCCTTGA
- the LOC101212631 gene encoding serine/threonine-protein kinase STY13 isoform X1 has translation MKEKSETGGGYVRADQIDLKSLDEQLQRHLSKAWTMEKNKRREDEEGVGIGGGGGGGGGGGGVGGGRPAITRQEWEIDPSKLIIKAVIARGTFGTVHRGVYDGQDVAVKLLDWGEEGHRSEAEIASLRAAFTQEVAVWHKLDHPNVTKFIGATIGSSDLHIQTENGQIGMPSNICCVVVEYCPGGALKSYLIKNRRKKLAFKVVVQLALDLARGLVLLNSRGATICRLSYLHSQKIVHRDVKTENMLLDKTRTVKIADFGVARVEASNPNDMTGETGTLGYMAPEVLNGNPYNRKCDVYSFGICLWEIYCCDMPYPDLSFSEVTSAVVRQNLRPEIPRCCPSSLANVMKRCWDANPDKRPEMDEVVTMLEAIDTSKGGGMIPLDQSQGCFCFRRYRGP, from the exons atgaaagaaaagagtgAAACTGGAGGTGGGTATGTGAGAGCAGATCAAATAGATCTGAAGAGTTTAGATGAGCAGTTACAGAGACATTTGAGCAAAGCATGGACTATGGAGAAGAACAAGAGGAGGGAAGATGAGGAAGGTGTCGGCatcggcggcggcggcggcggcggcggtggTGGAGGAGGTGTTGGCGGTGGAAGACCCGCAATCACTAGACAGGAGTGGGAGATTGACCCTTCCAAACTCATCATCAAAGCTGTCATAGCTCGTGGCACTTTTGGAACTGTTCATCGTGGAGTTTATGATGGTCAAGATGTTGCTG TTAAACTTCTTGACTGGGGAGAAGAGGGTCATAGGTCAGAGGCAGAAATCGCGTCCCTTAGAGCGGCTTTTACGCAAGAAGTTGCTGTTTGGCACAAGCTTGACCATCCTAATGTTACAAAG TTTATAGGAGCAACAATAGGCTCCTCAGATCTACACATACAAACAGAAAATGGCCAAATTGGCATGCCCAGCAATATTTGTTGTGTTGTTGTTGAATATTGTCCTGGAGGTGCTCTGAAATCCTACCTCATAAAGAACAGAAGGAAAAAGCTGGCTTTCAAAGTAGTCGTCCAGCTAGCTTTAGACCTTGCAAGAGG ACTCGTGCTTTTAAACTCAAGGGGAGCTACCATTTGTAGGTTGAGCTATCTTCATTCACAGAAGATTGTTCATAGAGATGTCAAAACAGAAAATATGCTTCTGGACAAAACGAGAACGGTAAAAATTGCAGACTTTGGCGTTGCTCGTGTTGAAGCCTCAAATCCCAATGATATGACTGGTGAGACTGGAACACTTGGGTATATGGCTCCGGAG GTTCTCAATGGCAATCCATATAACAGGAAATGTGATGTCTACAGCTTCGGCATCTGTTTATGGGAGATATACTGCTGCGATATGCCGTATCCCGACCTTAGCTTCTCAGAAGTTACATCAGCTGTTGTCCGACAG AATCTGAGGCCAGAGATTCCTCGGTGTTGCCCCAGCTCGCTTGCAAATGTAATGAAGCGATGCTGGGATGCTAACCCGGACAAGCGTCCAGAGATGGATGAGGTTGTAACCATGTTGGAAGCAATTGATACATCGAAGGGCGGAGGTATGATCCCCCTCGATCAGTCACAAGGCTGTTTTTGCTTCCGTAGGTACCGGGGGCCTTGA